From the Micromonospora echinospora genome, the window GCATAACGACGCCCTCCACGATTCCAGGGGATTGACAAACCGAACCACGGCCAAAGATCACGGTTGCGCGACGCTAATTAGCGGGTTCGTAGGTCAAGTATGCGTTCGTGTTCGACCTCGGCTGCAAGAGCGGCTGCAAGAACGCGCCTGTGATCCTTGTCCACAGGATGGGATGAGGTTGCGGCTGCCGATCGTGAGCGTTCTTCATCCTCCACTTCCATCGCGTATACCAGGATCGGGCCGTCTGATGTGCGCAAGATCGTAGCTACCTCGTGAAGTACATCCTTCGTCTTGAAGCGTGACCACTGCTTCGTTGGAACGCGGGCCGTTTAGCGTTGCCAGCCACTCCCGCAGCTCACGCTCTTTTTCGGGCACCACATGGCGAAACGCCAGACGGATCATCCCTGAAGGCTAGTCCATGCAGGAGGAGGTGATGCTGCGGAGGTTGATGCACGGTGGGGCTCTGGTGGCGTTGACGAACCGCCGGGACGGCTGGCAATCGTCGTTGGCATGTGCTGACTTTCCTGCACCGCTGTACCAGGATGAGTGGAACCTGCCTGCTTCAGCCTTACCCCTGCGTCGCAGCAGACGACGCCTGCCGTAGTGCGCCGGCCAATCTCCCTCGACGCGGCAGCGCCCGACCGCTTCAGGATGTGCCGGCTGAACGGATTGTTGAACGACACGTGCTTCAGTCAATACGGGGATTACATGCAGCCTCCCGGGCATGGAAGGCGCGGTGACGAGTGAGCGCAATGCGCTTCATGTGCGGAGTCGGTAAGGTGCTTCCATGAGTGACGCTTCGGCAGCAGCCTTCTATGATGATCTTGCGCTCGATTACCATCTCATTTTTCCTGACTGGGACAGCTCGTTGAAGCGTCAGGGAGAAGCTCTGCATGCACTCATCAGTGCAACGATGAAGGTGGAGTCCGCCAGCGTCTTGGACTGCGCCTGCGGAATTGGCACTCAGGCCATTGGGCTTGCATTACAGGGGCACCGGGTGGCAGGTTCCGATATCAGTAGGATTGCCGCCGGTCGGGCAAGACGTGAGGCTGCCGAACGTGGCCTGAACTTACCCACACAGGTAGCCGATATGCGATCCCTACCCTTCGCGGACGGCGCCTTCGATGTTGTTGTCTGCGCCGACAACTCATTACCTCACCTTCTGACGTCGAAAGACGTGGAAATGGCACTGGGTGAGATGCGTCGCGTGTTACGCAGTGACGGGATGCTGACTATCAGCACGCGAGACTACGATAAGGTGCGGCGGTCTCGCCCCGCTGCAACGCTTCCCCATGTGGGTAACGGCCACATTCTGTCCTTTCAGCTATGGAATTGGCGCGAGGACGGCGAGCGATATGACTTAGAGCATTTTCAGTTGATCCCCGGTAGCGATGACTGGAGCGTGAAGGTGCGGCGTGCCGCATACTGGGCGCTTACCCGGGGCGAGTTATCCGGATTCGTCACGGCAGCGCGATTCGAGGAGCCTCATTGGTGGGATCCCGAGGAGAGTAACTATTTCCAGCCTCTTCTCATAGCCCGCGTTCCTTGAGAGAATATCAATCAGGCGGGGGCGCCCAGGCAGCCTTTCTTTGCTAATCGACTGCGAGCGATATCTCATCAGCTAACCTCGTCAACAACGACAAGTAAAAGAACTCTATTACGGGACACTAGTTGGGTGAAGATCACGATGTCCGGCGGTGCGAAATCCTGGACAACGGTGGACGGTAGTCCGCAGGTCTTTAGCGTGAAGGTCCACGTGGAGACCGGCTGATCGTTGCCTAGGGGTCAAGGAGTCTAGGCCGTCGAACGTTGACCAACGATGCCCAGCGGCGACGATCGATGCCTAGTGTTTGTGCAGCTCAGGCGATGGATAGGCATCCTTTGCCCGGTTCGCCTGGCACCCGGCAACAGTTCAACGCCAAGTGATCCCTCGGCAGGGGCGGCGCGCGGCGTTACATAGGGTGCGGGGCGGGTGTACCGTCCGATGTGGCGGCCCGTCGGGGTAGAGGCCGGCGGGACCGCCGCCCCAGCCCTCTACCTGGGAGTACGCCGTGTCGCCCATTGCTGACCCGCGCTTCGGTGCGGAGCTTCGCCGGCTGCGTACCGAGGCCCGGATCTCGCTTCGCGCTCTCGCGCACTTGGTGTACCAGAGCAAGAGCCAGCTTCACGACCTGGAGGCGGGGCGACGACAACCGAGCGAGGACGTGGCGAGACGCCTGGATGATGCTCTCGGCGCGGGCGGCCGGCTGGTGGCGTTGGCGCGTCCGCCGGAGTTGCCTGGG encodes:
- a CDS encoding class I SAM-dependent methyltransferase encodes the protein MSDASAAAFYDDLALDYHLIFPDWDSSLKRQGEALHALISATMKVESASVLDCACGIGTQAIGLALQGHRVAGSDISRIAAGRARREAAERGLNLPTQVADMRSLPFADGAFDVVVCADNSLPHLLTSKDVEMALGEMRRVLRSDGMLTISTRDYDKVRRSRPAATLPHVGNGHILSFQLWNWREDGERYDLEHFQLIPGSDDWSVKVRRAAYWALTRGELSGFVTAARFEEPHWWDPEESNYFQPLLIARVP